The Euleptes europaea isolate rEulEur1 chromosome 9, rEulEur1.hap1, whole genome shotgun sequence nucleotide sequence TAAAAGTGCTCATCAAATTAAAACATCTCACCCTTCAGATACAACTTTGGCCCATATTTTCTAGGCTGCCAGGCAAACAATGACACTTTATTTGAAATGAGCAAGTCAGTAtccaagagaaaaaaaatcacacaatcaATTTCCAGCTCCAATCCTACTCCCGGGTTTAAAATGATTAAAAGGGACCATGTCAGAGTATCCTATCTGTCCAACATTACTcttcataacctcagaatagctttaaCAGTTGTTTGGTTCCAGACCATGCCAACTGCTTTGCTTGAGGGCTGCTACTCCCCAAAACTGTTTGCTTCACACTTATGTAGTTATGGAGCTTCAGTTCCCGAGAATTTGCCTCATTATATTCTGTCCTGCCCTTTTTACACAGACCCTAGAACCAAATTTCTTGCAGCACTCTTGGATGGCTTAAACTCAGAATCAGAGAAGCAGTCGTAAGTGAGTTTAGGGAACTAATGTTTCCAAGAGCCCCAGAGCCCAAATTGGCTCAGGAGTgggatgtggaggggaggggcttcaacattTCCTCCAGCATCACTTTTCTGAGCTGAGGTATGGTAGCCTCAGATTAGTCTTTTTAgcctctagggacagttcaggcttgacttgatctagaaccacTGATTagtctttttgtcttttttggcagtctacaatatctgtaaagctctcctccaacaccacatttcaaaggaatctactttcttcctttcagctttcttcactgtccaagtttcacacccatacatagtaatagggaatactatggcatgaattaacttgatcttggttgccagagacatatccttacacttgagaatcttttctagctccttcatggctgcccttgcaattctcaatctccttctgatttcttggttgcagtctcccttttgattgatgatggatccaaggaatagaaagtcttgaacaatttcagtttcctcagtgtcaaccttaaaattgagtaattccccagtagtcattacttttggcTTCTTGATGTTCTTGCATTTGTACTTTCTGCTGGTAGCTAGCTGAACAAAAGTGTTGCTTCATATGGCTTCAGGACTCATAAAAGTGGACTGTCAGGTAAGATGGAGTTTAAAGAGTGGATTCTGCCCAAAGTAGGGAAGACTTAATTTTTGAATGGGACAGCTGCAAGAACAGAAAACacttgaatgaaaaaaaaaaatccagggatGGCCATGAAAGACAAAGGTATGAATATGGCCTGAAACAAACATCTAGTAATTTTAACGTTATTCGGCCTATCTCTAAAACCAACATAGATGGGAGGTGGAAGCTTAAGACTTAGGAAGAAagtattttgtttattattttctatTCACTTTGCAGTCCTCAGACAACTTTTTATTCAACTGTATGATTTTCCATTTAGGAACCAATAACTACAAAGATAagtatttatttttcttgcataaaTTTTGTGTTACGGTGGTCTGTCTGCATTGACACAAAGCCTAACTTATTCTATGCTTGCTAAGGTACATTTCTCTAATGAACAAGATTCCCAAGGATTCCCTGATGTCTAGAATAATTTGGAGGATGTAGCAAAGAAAGGCTTTGGGTTCTTAATCTGAAGAAAAGTCTTTTAGAGAGAATAGCCATCAAATAGAGATTCCAGAAAGAAGAGTAGGCAGACATATTTGTGGGGGTGTGTGAAATAAAACTGGAGAGTTGAACTTCTCATTGAGGTCTGGTGGCTTGGAATCTGGAATAACTGGGTAAATTCTACATTCCCTGTGGTAGAATCAAACTGcattccactgaatcagaccattggtccatcaaagtattatcagactggcagtggctctcccaggcctcaggcagaggtctttcacatcacctcctgcgggccagatccttttagctggagatgctgggaattgaacctgtgaccttctgcataccaatcagataatctaccactgagccacggcccctccccaatgaagtACCTGTGAGGCCCATTCTGTTGCAAAGGGcactgctggaaaaaaaacctgTCTTTGGATAAAAGGGATCTGGCTGATTATTGTCTAGTTTCCAAACTTTTTGGTAAGGTTCATTTTGATGAATAGCTTATAACGTCTGGGTGGCGGTTCAGGTACTGCACAAAAAGAGATTCTGGCTGCTGTCATAAACATTGGATAATACACTCTCAATGCACTgtagcaatcattcacaactgAATTTTCCTGTTTTACACACGAGAATATTTTCAGCCTGTGGTTTATTGCATTTCAGTGTCTTTATCTTTGATTTTAAAATTGCTATGAAATTGAGATAAGGTAGGATGTAAATTTAcagtagtttttttttcttttatcatttttacAGTAACTGTTTCCTACTGGATCCTTAGAAATGTTAAGGCAGATCTCAGAATAAATTGCAATCTCCAAACAATTTGTATGCCTAACTAATTCAGGGGCAGGTGAAATAATGTACTTTGTTTCTAGCTCTGAGCTGAACAGAAAACTAATAAAGACAACAGTTGCCTCAATCCAGAAGCACACATGGGGCTTTAAAGGGCTTGACTGATGGCAgtcccctttagggttgccatcctccaggtggttataccaataactcactctactgtaaatagtattgatgaaaataaaacagtagtaggcagaGATAAATAaggcaataggcaatggatagcaaGCAGCAAAACAGCCGaagctgtaactatattacaacgAAAATAATTATACAAACGAAGCTAAGCAACAGAGGTTACAAAGCGAAAGAGTAACAATGTCGAGAAGAAAAAGAATCAACTAGAAATTGCTGATAAtgggtgcaaaaaagttcatatgAGACATAGAGTCATATTCTAGTCAATTTCAGTGtatcttcaggcaacggagatgcagatggtaacgcggctccggacgtattccagcgttttcgctacaaaagtagGTTCATCAGCCaaaaaggcttaatattactattcctaggattaatatggagctccctgacgggctgctatcttgataaatcatgcatgatctccaggtggtagctggagatctcttgggattacaactgatctccaggcgacagacatcagttcatatggagaaaatgactgctttggaaggtggactttatggcattataccccactgaagtccctcccctccccaaacgctgcctcctcaggatccacccccaaaatctacaggtatttcccaacccagagctggcaaccctagtccccttTCATATAAATGGATAAGTCTGGTTTtcatgtgaacacacacacatcttcttgCAGAGAGAGGGCTCATCCACTAAAATTAATGGGAAACTCCCGCAGACGGAGGAATTCCTTGCATGCATCATAAGCAATCTCTACATCAATATGGTGGTTCGTACAGAATTTTAACCCATATACAAAACAGATAAGCAATGCAATCCCAAGAAGAGATgcaacccattgacttcaatggatttagaagggggtaactgcaCATGATTCTACTGGAACTCTTATTGTTGTCTCACATAATGTAAGTCATTGTCTGGGATAAGAATAGACATGAACAATGGCTGTAAAAAAAGTCAAAACATCTGAGAATTGCAGTTTATTCATTTGAAAGCCAAAGGAGAACATaatgtagaaatattttaaaatagcagGAAGTTGAGAGATGACAACTGCAACCACCTGTATTAAATAACCTTTCAActctgtatatatatttatactctGCAGTCAGAGAGTACTTTTTACTTAATGACCAGTTCAAAGAGACAGCAGCATTTTTCTGTGGCATCAAAACCCAAAAAGGAGTCTTGCAGCCTTTAAAAGGAACATATTTGTGGTAGCATAGGCTTTCAGATTTATAATGTGTGTTCTGTTGACTAACAGATGAGCACAGAGAGAACAAATGATAAACAGTGGGTCAAAAGGCATGAAACGCAAGAAGTGTGCTCTATGATGTGCCCTATGACATTTCGATGTAAGTATACCATTTAAGCAAACTGACCCTACATAACAGCAAGCAATAATTCCTGGTGGTAACATAAGAAGTAGGTCTATTAAGAAGAAAGTGCCATTTTACTTAGTGTGTTGTAGCCATAGTACCTTAATTTTGCTAATCTAATTTAACACATTTTACATTAGAAAAGCTTCATCTTGATTGAAACTTCCTGATAAAATCCTGAAGTTAAATCCTTCCTGATAAAATCCTGCAACTAAGCCACCCTGGCATTCAGAATCCATTTGACTCACTAAACAAACATTAGTGCTAGAACACAAGAAACCAAAACCCCAGCACATATGGTTCAGTAGAAATGGTGTGGAGAAGAAGCGTTGTCTGTTGTCATTCTGGTCTTCAACTTCTTAAAATGTCAAGACAGTGCGGATGCTGAAACAGAGTAACAGATGCATGAATTTGGCAAGACATATTTCTCATTCTAAGAGGGTTGCTAGCATTTCACTGTGCCCCATCCTTAGCTAATTTGTTCCTGGGTGGTAGGGGCAGGGAACATTATGAATTCATATAGCTATACATCTCCTGGTCCCATGATCATGACGCCCATGTGATCATCTTTGGTCTATATGGGACGACTTCTGGCCTTGTATGTGAacaccagcatcatcacatgagcGCTAGATAGGGGGTTGCTGAGATTCACGTGATGGCATAGAATCATACCACTTGTGTGCAGGTATCTGTTCCTGCACACAgtggtcggttatgcatgggtactttcactcatgttgacccctggtctgtctcggttgttccttggagttatgaatgagttttccgtccattagagatgacctcgctgccagccctcacaaattctgggacttcccattcctctattaacacaattcttccatctcccctgagctcaacccaGGGGAaatcccatgcataaggcaaatcgCGGGGCACACAAGTTTGATTTCTCTCACATAAAgaactacagtcaattacaaagcagcatgtcaagaggtggggattcaaatgtttcctgggaGTTCCTTCTGGTCAGAAGAAAGGTATTTAGAAAtggaggcttgggtttctctccccacccccgccattccttttagggagctcaattttggtttttaaaatgcttttttgacTTGGCACTTGGATTTCTGCAGTGGGGGGGGCTTCTCTCTCAATGAAAgaactacaaccaattacaaagcagcatttcaagaggtGGGGactcttgttttgagcttggagactgctggtgcatagctttgcaagaagaaagtgtgggtccagcgagcaacaaacctctggtaaaactcccatgcataagcaaccagTGTCTCTGGCTGTTAccccacttgtattcccagcgatgtattaagagtttgaaaatgttataaaaaatactgttcacactttctgtgtattcccacagatgtattaagagtttgaaaacattataaaaaatactgttcacactttgtttggcccctttagctgtgaagacgttttccaaccatttataagccgtggtatccaaaaaccattttaaagtgatgttttttataacattttcaaactcttaatacatcgctgggaatacaaagtgtggtaacccccttagttTTGCCTGACTGCAACCTTACTGGTAACCCTACAAACTTTGTCAAACAGGAAACTTGGAATCATTAGGAAGTTTGGCAAACAAAAGAAAATGAGCGTCACCTCTTTCCAGACCGGAGCAGTTCAAACCCTTCGTTGATTTTCTCGAATGGTAAAGTCTGCGTAATTAATGGATTCAGAACAAACTTCTTCCCCATGAAATCAGAAACCAACTTAGGGAAAGAGTCTTTGCACTTCCAGCCTGAAAACCAGCAAACAAAGAGAGATTCATCAGAATATATTAGTGAAACAAGAACAATCTGAAATGTAGGGAGGAGTTTGATTTTCCTGAAGATTTAAATTAGACTattctaagccactttggattTCAAGTCAAGTCCACACGGTTACTGTTTTCCTCAGGACATGACCTTGGAACAGTTAGTGCAACCCATACTGTATCTCGTTAGGGATCTGAGTTTGTGCTTATCATATTCAGAGATGGCTTCACAAATGCATTCTCCTCTTCCTTTCTCACCATTTTGATGTGAATTCATCCCATCCTTTATCTTATTTGCTTTAATGGTTTACCATTACACCTCCATCCATGCCTACCAAATGTAATGCTATAGTTTCCATCATTACCAGAATGTGATGCTAAAGTCTGAAACCCACTTTCAAaccctagatcagtggttcccaaagtgggccgtaccaccccctggggggcggtaggattacctgggggggcactaagaagcaagggggcagcagggggcgctagaggtgggccccttcaactgtattgttggatagggtagggagggctggggttgagtttgtggaaccaagggggcggtggcccgaaacgtttgggaaccactgccctagttgATAGGGGACCTTGATTAGTGTTTACATGGTCAGCACCAATGCAGATGTAACAGCAAGCCATGGTTCAGAGAAGTCAGGGAGAATTTGAAATAGAGaatgaagggggagagaaagtatTCATTCCCAAGGCTGGCTTCTTCTACACAGAACATTTATCCATAAAACAGTCAATGCGGTGAGGTCCTTATATAGATCTCTTCTGTAGccaggtttggaatactgtgtaaagttctggtcacTATATATCAAAAAGAATATTGCATTGATGGAAAAGGTGTGTCTTCTCTATGAGGAAAAGGTGTGTCTTCTCTATgaggaaagacattttaattTAAAGAAAACCAATAGGAAATACAATAGAGGTTTAGAAAATGATGCATGAGGTAGAGAAAATTAAGAGGGATATTTCCCCCCTGCATTCCTAATACTGGGAGTCACAAGCACTCATTGAAGTGGATGGGGAGTcaattcaagacagacaaaacagCAGGGGGAAGACGCTGATCCTTGAACTAGCCCTGGATCTCCACACTTGACTGGGCGCTCCGCGGCTCAGGCAGAAAGGAAAGAATGTGGCTTGCATATTTGGGTTGCATTTTCAATCTCCAGATTTGAGTTTTAGGAAGATGATTCCGACTgaggcagaaggaaaaggggCTTCGGATTACACTGGGCTCTATCACACCCTGCTTGCGCTGGCTTTGCTTGGTGCATCTGTTGTGCTTCAGTGAGCCAAGGGTTAAAAAGGAGGTGCTTCGGAGTGTGGCTTCCTAATTTCATGCACAGCTGCAGCATGCAGCCAGCGGCTCTGGAGCAGTCTCTTATCTAGGAAAGTGCGGATAGGGTAAAACGTTCCCTGGAAAACAGCGGCGAAAGAGGCAACATGCGGACAGAAATTTTGACTGCACAGCCAGACCTCGCAGATAGACCACGAGGATAATATGCTGTCAGTGAATGGTGTGGAAACGGCCATAGAATTACTACAACTACCTATAATTTTATATTGCAGGCAATGAGTTATGGTGCTTTTTGTCAAGTTCATGACTGTACCTCCTAACACAGATCCTTTCCAGGTACGGCCAGTGAAAAGAAGCATTGGGTCAAAGCAGATCTTAGATGCTGAAGGAGGCACACCCATAATTACGCTGGTTCCAAAGTTCTCATGGCAGGAAGCCAAGGCAGCAATCTGAGATAAAGCAAGGATGTAACTTTGATTTAGTGACAATATTTACACACATTTCACTACGCTCCCAAAGCAATTTGCTCAGGGAACGTGGACAAGACTAAAATAGCTAAACTCTTCTGCTATCTTCCTAATACATGACATTCCTTGGATCTTGAAGGCCTACTGAGTAAATGGtatcctaacagtgcaatcctaaggagagttactccagtctacgctcattaatttcaatgggcttagactggagtaactctgtctAGGTGTGACACTCCTCCAATTCCCCTGGTAACTCTTGCTGTGCCGCTGTGCTGTCCAGCCTTTTAACAAGGGTTTTCTGGGCCTCAGAATGGGCTAAGGAGGGGGTTGCACCAcctggttttctgttgccccagctaGACCAGACTTCCTTGCCTCCAGCCTGTTAGCCATGCTTCCTCCCTGGCATGTTCATGGATCCATTATTTTAAAGCTCCTTTCTGTACCACCTTCCTCCCCTTGCTCCAATCACCATCCCTTTCCATCCCTCTGCCACTCCCGTCTCCCATCCCTGTGCCTTTCCGTCTCCTGTGATGTGCTCCCTCCAGTGGTTAGTTGCCTGTCAAGGTAAGTAGTCCAAGATGCCACACCCCTCcattgcccccatcctcctgaCAGCCAGGCCCAGATGCTTTCCTTCCCAGCTGCCAGCTGGTGGTTCCCCTTTCCCCAAGCCTCGCTCAGCCTTTGTGAGTCTGTGCACCTGCTCTTCTCTATCCTCAAGATGGGTAGAGGCCAGGcacaggctaaggttgccagctccgggttgggaaatacctggagattttgggggtgtagcctaaggaggaaggggtttagggaggggagggacttcaatggggtatagtgccatagagtccaccgtccaaagcagcctttttctccaggtggacggatctctgttgcctggagatcagttgtaatagcaggagatctccagtcattatctggaatttggcaaccctagcacaggccGATGATGTCACAGGGCTCATCGATGGGCGGGCCCATTGACTCTAGACACTAGGATTGCACATTTTCTTTGCCATGGTTGTTGTGAAAGCTCTTGAAACATGTTACCAAGCTCTAGGGCTGGTTAATACAAGGTAATATTTTAATGGTAGAAATGAATGGCTATCTAATAATTGCCCCCGTATGGGAATAGAACAAATGGAGTAAAGCTGTTCGTGATGAAAAATCTCAGCATTGAACGTTTGTCAGATCACATTCACTATCCAAAACTGATTGGTAAATATTACAGTTTCTGAAGTAACTTACCATGGTATCTGTGCGTCCAATCGCTTCAAATGAATAATCTACACCTTCACCATCAGTCATATCAAACAATACTTCATTGATGGGCTTCTTGTAATCCAGTGGGTTGACACATTCGGTGGCTCCCAGCTCTTTAGCTTTGGCAAATTTACTTTTGTTAATGTCAACTCCAATAATCCGGGAAGCTCCTGCAGCCTTGCATCCCATGACAGCCGAGAGACCAACCCCTCCTAAGCCAAAGACGGCACAGGTAGAGCCATGTTCCACCTAGAAAACCATGATATCATGTTAGGTTGTATGGTTTGGTGCTGCCAGTATGGTTTTTAAAGCTCCTTTTCAATATATGtggttaaaaaaaaggtagagccAGTGTGCatttataaaatttatttataaaattatggtatggagaaagtggatagagaactttttcttttctcataatactaaaagTTGGGATCTCACAAGACAATTGATTCAGGATAAAAAAGAATGAATTAACTTCTTCACAGAATtcatttatggaattcactgGCATAAGATGTAGTGGCTTAGATGAGTGGTCTTCTTCAGCCTTTCTAGACCTCAGATGCTAAGCTGCAAGCACACAACAAGAATCCACCTGACAGCACAGTGACATGTCACAGCAAGAGAGGAAGTCAGAGTAATGAACTCAATGGTATCAAGGCCAAGACCATGGGCAGAAGACCAAAGCAGTGGGGGAAAGAGACACAGATAGTCAGAACGGGAGCTAAGCCATGTGGGATATTCTTGAAACACATGCTCTAGAACTCACCTGGGCTGTTTGAAGAGCTGCTCCATAACCAGTGGAAAATCCACAGCCAATCAGACACACTTTCTCCAGAGGGGCAGCAGCATCA carries:
- the LOC130482449 gene encoding alcohol dehydrogenase 1A-like — translated: MSTAGKVIKCKAAVAWEIQKPLVIEQIEVAPPKDHEVRIKILATGICGTDNHVLSGTFAVPLPMILGHEAAGVVESVGEGVTCVKPGDHVIPLAVPQCGNCSPCQNSRGNLCTQNDITRVRGLMPDGTSRFTCKGKALHHFVSTSTFTEYTVVHENAVVKIDAAAPLEKVCLIGCGFSTGYGAALQTAQVEHGSTCAVFGLGGVGLSAVMGCKAAGASRIIGVDINKSKFAKAKELGATECVNPLDYKKPINEVLFDMTDGEGVDYSFEAIGRTDTMIAALASCHENFGTSVIMGVPPSASKICFDPMLLFTGRTWKGSVLGGWKCKDSFPKLVSDFMGKKFVLNPLITQTLPFEKINEGFELLRSGKSIRTVLTF